The window GTATTTCGGCGTCTTTGTTCCCACAATCGCGACGTCCACGGCGTCGTGCTTAAGCGTGAAGCCGAGCGCCAGGGCGATCCGGTCTGCAGGCGCGTCCGGTAGGGGTTCGGTCGCGCGCATCCGCTGCGCCCGCTTAAAGTAGCCGTCCGCATATCCGCTCGGACTCTCTTCAGCACCCCAAGCACTATTGGCGATGGGCCGTTTCACGATGATGCCCATGCCCTTTGCTTTGGCTTGTGTGAAAAGGTTGAAGCGCGCTTTTTGGTCGACGAGGTTGAAGCTCGTTTGCAGCGTATCGAAAAGTCCGCTGTCGACCGCCCACTCGGCGTTCTCGTTGTCACCGCTGTAGCCGATATAGCGCGTCTTGCCCTCACGCTGCGCCTCCTGCAACGCTCCGATGGCCTCCCCGCGCTCGAGCACCGCTACGCTGCACGAGTGGAGCTGGACCAAGTCGAGGCAATCGGTTCTGAGACGCTTCAAGCTGCGGTCAATGCTGTCACGGATGGTCCGCGCCGTCCACTCCTCGCCCTCATAGCCGTCAACAACGTGTCCAGCTTTCGTGGCCAGGTAGAACTCATTACGCCGCTGTGAAACGCTTTGGCCGATCAGCTCCTCGCTCAGGCCGTAGCAGGCGGCGGTATC is drawn from Deinococcota bacterium and contains these coding sequences:
- a CDS encoding aldo/keto reductase — translated: MDKRHLGKTDMQVTRLGFGLSEIGSADLSDTHPGEVLNAALDAGINFLDTAACYGLSEELIGQSVSQRRNEFYLATKAGHVVDGYEGEEWTARTIRDSIDRSLKRLRTDCLDLVQLHSCSVAVLERGEAIGALQEAQREGKTRYIGYSGDNENAEWAVDSGLFDTLQTSFNLVDQKARFNLFTQAKAKGMGIIVKRPIANSAWGAEESPSGYADGYFKRAQRMRATEPLPDAPADRIALALGFTLKHDAVDVAIVGTKTPKYMRSNVKLVEGGLPLTEATVTELHRRFEDVGRDWPQLT